One Lachancea thermotolerans CBS 6340 chromosome F complete sequence DNA window includes the following coding sequences:
- the BXI1 gene encoding Bxi1p (similar to uniprot|P48558 Saccharomyces cerevisiae YNL305C Hypothetical ORF) produces MKDSADTSLPAPPAYTDAAAPSKGTGPSAATAAAASPPPASPSYYQTDETRDFIPDDFKFSTTVVSCEPVVRRWFMRKVYTLLSCQILFSFAFSAWVSHTPGVQAFILRKQWLFFLAMFGGLVSCVWLTLAPRAEDVAQEPLLTPTGDGASADPARAPARAPWYCLSYRGQLALLGFFTFCEAYTLSLVTVAYNSQLILSAMLITGVVVVAVTAMALSDRFESTVTHSSSIYYWLNIALWLLIGVGFSSLFFGMNSTIDLIYSWLGATVFTIYLFIDTQMIFRKVYPDEEIRCAMMLYLDIINLFLYILRILGRNRDD; encoded by the coding sequence ATGAAAGACTCCGCAGACACCTCGCTGCCCGCTCCACCAGCCTACACCgacgccgccgcgcccTCCAAGGGCACCGGCCCCAGCGCGGCcaccgccgctgccgccagCCCGCCTCCCGCCTCGCCCTCCTACTACCAGACAGATGAGACCCGCGATTTCATCCCCgacgacttcaagttctccaCTACCGTGGTCTCCTGCGAGCCCGTCGTGCGCCGCTGGTTCATGCGCAAGGTCTACACCCTTCTGTCCTGCCAGATCCTGTTCTCCTTCGCCTTCAGCGCCTGGGTCAGCCACACACCCGGCGTCCAGGCGTTCATTCTCCGCAAGCAgtggctcttcttcctcgccATGTTCGGCGGCCTTGTCAGCTGCGTCTGGCTCACGCTCGCGCCCCGCGCCGAGGACGTCGCCCAGGAGCCGCTCCTGACTCCCACTGGCGACGGCGCCTCCGCGGACCCCGCCCGCGCGCCCGCCCGCGCGCCCTGGTACTGTCTGTCGTACCGCGGCCAGCTCGCCCTGCTCGgcttcttcaccttctgCGAGGCCTACACGCTCTCGCTCGTCACAGTCGCCTACAACTCGCAGCTTATCCTGAGCGCCATGCTCATCACGGGCGTCGTGGTCGTCGCGGTCACGGCCATGGCGCTCTCGGACCGCTTCGAGTCCACTGTCACCCACTCCAGCTCCATCTACTACTGGCTCAACATAGCCCTGTGGCTTCTCATCGGCGTCGGCTTCTCGTCCCTGTTCTTCGGCATGAACTCCACGATCGATCTGATCTACAGCTGGCTCGGCGCCACGGTTTTCACCATCTACCTCTTCATCGACACCCAGATGATCTTCCGCAAGGTGTACCCGGACGAGGAGATCCGCTGTGCGATGATGCTCTACCTGGACATCATCAACCTGTTCCTATATATCCTGCGCATCCTGGGCCGCAACCGCGACGACTGA
- the RPL25 gene encoding 60S ribosomal protein uL23 (highly similar to uniprot|P04456 Saccharomyces cerevisiae YOL127W Primary rRNA-binding ribosomal protein component of the large (60S) ribosomal subunit), with protein MAPSTKATAAKKAVVKGSNGKKALKVRTSATFRLPKTLKLARRPAYASKSVPHYNRLDSYKVIEQPITSETAMKKVEDGNTLVFQVSIKSNKHQIKKAVKDLYEVDVRSVNTLVRPNGTKKAYVRLTADYDALDIANRIGYI; from the exons ATGGCTCCATCTA CTAAGGCTACTGCTGCCAAGAAGGCTGTTGTCAAGGGTTCTAACGGTAAGAAGGCTTTGAAGGTCAGAACCTCGGCCACCTTCCGTTTGCCtaagactttgaagctggccaGACGTCCTGCGTACGCCTCCAAGTCCGTGCCACACTACAACAGACTGGACTCCTACAAGGTCATCGAGCAGCCAATCACCTCCGAGACTGCCATGAAGAAGGTCGAGGACGGCAACACCTTGGTTTTCCAGGTCTCTATCAAGTCTAACAAGCACCAGATCAAGAAGGCCGTCAAGGACTTGTACGAGGTCGACGTCAGATCCGTCAACACCCTGGTTAGACCAAACGGCACCAAGAAGGCCTACGTCAGATTGACCGCCGACTACGATGCTTTGGACATTGCCAACAGAATTGGTTACATTTAA
- the VPS68 gene encoding Vps68p (similar to uniprot|Q12016 Saccharomyces cerevisiae YOL129W VPS68) gives MEANQERLFRLPFKLPSSATARSLGVYISGGLYAIGAWCFLDAALYSRKANASSVHVTFIDWIPFICSTLGMIIVNSIEKNRLIQDALGSGSFSGSSSMAWQARVILFLGFALLAGGISGSIVVLILKFLVKDFTSYPTLGMGVNNVVGNFCVVLSCVLLWIAQNVEDEYSYSLTL, from the coding sequence ATGGAGGCCAACCAAGAAAGGCTATTTAGACTCCCTTTCAAGCTACCAAGCTCTGCCACAGCACGGTCTCTCGGGGTGTATATTTCTGGGGGGCTTTACGCGATAGGGGCGTGGTGCTTTCTTGACGCAGCGCTGTACTCCAGAAAGGCAAACGCGTCATCAGTTCACGTCACGTTCATAGATTGGATTCCGTTCATCTGTAGTACGCTGGGTATGATTATAGTTAACTCGATCGAGAAGAACAGGCTCATACAAGACGCGCTGGGCTCCGGGTCTTTCAGCGGCTCGTCGTCCATGGCTTGGCAAGCTAGAGTTATACTTTTCCTGGGATTTGCACTCTTAGCAGGAGGAATATCGGGCTCTATTGTGGTCCTCATATTGAAGTTTCTAGTCAAGGACTTCACATCGTACCCTACCCTTGGAATGGGTGTAAACAACGTGGTCGGAAACTTCTGCGTTGTGCTCAGCTGCGTGCTCCTCTGGATAGCGCAAAATGTGGAGGACGAGTACTCTTACTCTTTGACCCTCTGA
- the MDH2 gene encoding malate dehydrogenase MDH2 (similar to uniprot|P22133 Saccharomyces cerevisiae YOL126C MDH2 Cytoplasmic malate dehydrogenase catalyzes interconversion of malate and oxaloacetate involved in gluconeogenesis and glyoxylate cycle), translating into MPHHTGAQPAVKVAVLGAGGGIGQTLSLLLKTGLAPASVAQQRRVHIALYDVNRDAVAGAATDLSHIDTPVSVSWHAPEPAGADALADPLQACLAGAQLVVIPAGVPRKPGMTRDDLFNINAQIVRTLAGGIARHCDLAHVFVLLISNPVNSLVPVLVETLTQHCGADAALAAQIPRRAFGLTQLDAVRASSFLHQALDCEPSETAVVPVVGGHSGNTILPLFSQARIEPARGSGAAAESRTSTKAGAKIGAKSGATAMPALDPDVRQRLVHRVQFGGDEVVRAKNGAGSATLSMAYAGAQVACKFAEMLLGARGEVRDTLYAKVDGHVPLDAITEHVGYFSVPLTVTAAQGAAHADTHVLEQMDAYEREQLWPACLAELRESVDRGLEWAHAHR; encoded by the coding sequence ATGCCGCACCACACAGGCGCGCAGCCCGCGGTTAAAGTCGCCGTGctcggcgccggcggcggcaTCGGACAGAcgctgtcgctgctgctcaagacGGGCCTGGCGCCCGCTAGCGTCGCGCAGCAGCGTCGCGTACACATCGCGCTGTACGACGTGAACCGCGACGCCGTCGCCGGCGCCGCCACGGACCTCTCGCACATCGACACGCCCGTTTCCGTGTCGTGGCACGCGCCCGAGCCCGCAGGCGCGGACGCGCTCGCAGACCCGCTGCAGGCGTGCCTGGCGGGTGCGCAGCTCGTGGTGATCCCCGCGGGCGTGCCGCGCAAGCCCGGCATGACACGTGACGACctcttcaacatcaacgCGCAGATCGTGCGCACGCTGGCCGGCGGCATCGCGCGCCACTGCGACCTGGCGCACGTGTTCGTGCTGCTGATCTCGAACCCCGTCAACTCGCTGGTGCCCGTGCTGGTGGAAACGCTGACACAGCACTGCGGCGCGGAcgcggcgctggcggcACAGATCCCGCGCAGGGCCTTCGGCCTGACGCAGCTGGACGCGGTGCGCGCCTCCAGCTTCCTGCACCAGGCGCTGGACTGCGAGCCCTCGGAGACCGCCGTGGTGCCTGTGGTCGGCGGTCACTCGGGCAACACAATTCTGCCGCTGTTCTCGCAGGCGCGCATCGAGCCCGCGCGCGGGTCCGGCGCGGCGGCCGAGAGCCGGACTAGCACTAAGGCGGGCGCCAAGATCGGCGCCAAGTCCGGTGCGACGGCGATGCCCGCGCTCGACCCCGACGTGCGCCAGCGCCTCGTGCACCGCGTGCAGTTCGGCGGCGACGAGGTCGTGCGCGCCAAAAACGGCGCCGGCAGCGCCACGCTCTCCATGGCGTACGCGGGCGCGCAGGTGGCGTGCAAGTTCGCCGAGATGCTGCtgggcgcgcgcggcgagGTGCGCGACACGCTGTACGCCAAGGTCGACGGTCACGTGCCCCTCGATGCGATCACCGAGCACGTCGGCTACTTCTCCGTGCCGCTGACCGTCACCGCCGCGCAGGGCGCGGCCCACGCCGACACGCACGTGCTGGAGCAGATGGATGCGTACGAGCGCGAGCAGCTGTGGCCGGCGTGCCTCGCGGAGCTGCGCGAGAGCGTCGACCGCGGGCTCGAGTGGGCGCACGCGCACAGGTGA
- the YPT11 gene encoding Rab family GTPase YPT11 (similar to uniprot|P48559 Saccharomyces cerevisiae YNL304W YPT11 Rab-type small GTPase that interacts with the C-terminal tail domain of Myo2p to mediate distribution of mitochondria to daughter cells) has product MSDSRRKRYSINFSAPASPASPSLGAFPFAEQAPAVRPASARAHSARPSSAYGLIGGASSGGSAATAATAAGQSFYRIPNDDQRNVSLDSLADSSSIKLLLIGDATVGKTAMILSYCNELPTRSQVSLFAKDSARAPSLQARRHKRIQNLKTIEKRKRYSLNDYEELFTHPAAARDAPSLSEDPDAAGLSPDAPPREDPNEIIIDTRSTIGVDIRTNLVNIDHRYFKVTMWDTAGQERYRNAMIPSLYKGSHGILLSYDICSRKSFHNCLDYWLQEVLNCCAGDKKLRLYLVGNKIDLYKVRQVTHEDVLRLIAEAEQKHGVKIAGNFEVSCKWHQVVERTFNIIIKDLAEHGCYEDDLHRHGDSPRPTHTRASTSTRTPTPTPTQAQAQAHSCDSCGPVAIPADVPMEIERRGSTIVRRRSKEPPKTIDISKPLDPGDSSGRAACCV; this is encoded by the coding sequence ATGTCAGACTCCAGGAGGAAACGCTACTCGATCAACTTCTCCGCGCCGGCGTCGCCCGCGTCGCCGTCGCTCGGCGCGTTTCCCTTCGCAGAACAGGCGCCCGCGGTGCGGCCGGCGTCTGCGCGCGCGCACTCCGCGCGGCCCTCGTCCGCGTACGGGCTCATCGGCGGCGCCAGCAGTGGCGGCAGCGCCGCCACCGCCGCAACTGCCGCCGGGCAGTCGTTTTACCGGATCCCCAACGACGACCAGCGCAACGTGTCGCTCGACTCGCTCGCGGACTCCTCGTCCATCAAGCTGCTCCTGATCGGCGACGCCACGGTCGGCAAAACCGCGATGATCCTCAGCTACTGCAACGAGCTGCCCACGCGGTCGCAGGTCAGCCTCTTCGCCAAGGacagcgcgcgcgcgccctCGCTGCAGGCGCGCCGCCACAAGCGCATCCAGAACCTCAAGACCATCGAGAAGCGCAAGCGCTACAGCCTCAACGACTACGAGGAGCTCTTCACGCACcccgccgccgcgcgcgacGCGCCATCGCTCTCCGAGGACCCCGACGCGGCGGGCCTGAGCCCCgacgcgccgccgcgcgaGGACCCTAACGAGATCATCATCGACACCCGCAGCACCATCGGCGTCGACATCCGCACCAACCTCGTCAACATCGACCACCGCTACTTCAAGGTCACCATGTGGGATACTGCTGGTCAGGAACGCTACAGAAACGCGATGATCCCCTCCCTGTACAAGGGCTCCCACGGCATCCTGCTCAGCTACGATATCTGCAGCCGCAAGAGCTTCCACAACTGCCTCGACTACTGGCTCCAGGAGGTGCTCAACTGCTGCGCGGgcgacaagaagctgcggCTCTACCTCGTCGGGAACAAGATCGATCTCTACAAGGTGCGCCAGGTGACCCACGAGGACGTGCTGCGGCTCATCGCCGAGGCCGAGCAGAAACACGGCGTCAAGATTGCTGGCAATTTCGAGGTGAGCTGCAAGTGGCACCAGGTCGTCGAGCGCAccttcaacatcatcatcaAGGACCTGGCCGAGCACGGGTGCTACGAGGACGACCTCCACCGCCACGGCGACTCGCCGCGGCCCACGCACACGCGCGCCTCGACTTCAACCCGCACGCCCACTCCGACGCCGACCCAGGCCCAGGCCCAGGCCCACTCCTGCGACTCCTGCGGCCCGGTCGCCATTCCGGCCGACGTCCCCATGGAGATCGAGAGAAGGGGCTCCACCATCGTGCGCAGAAGATCGAAGGAGCCCCCAAAGACAATCGACATATCAAAGCCCCTCGACCCCGGGGACAGCAGCGGTAGAGCCGCCTGCTGCGTGTAA
- the MRPS18 gene encoding mitochondrial 37S ribosomal protein uS11m (similar to uniprot|P42847 Saccharomyces cerevisiae YNL306W MRPS18 Mitochondrial ribosomal protein of the small subunit essential for viability unlike most other mitoribosomal proteins) produces the protein MIKSVFSTACRPFSTSARALNESPVSFAGIAQAINASNPVSNVISPGEEPGSKSSKKRGEHTVKYILNCLFTKNNTHFTYSAVVEDLNYLKNNADASYNDKFLYYLKLPQKVKFRVSTGNLGFRKAARGEYEAAFQTSARLFQMIHQKKLLDRNIEIVLKDFGKGREAFTAALNGKEGTAVRRNVVRVSDATPIKFGGVRAPRQRRL, from the coding sequence ATGATCAAGAGCGTCTTCTCAACCGCATGCAGGCCATTCTCCACTAGCGCAAGAGCGCTGAATGAGTCACCAGTGTCGTTCGCGGGCATTGCGCAGGCGATCAACGCTAGTAATCCGGTATCGAACGTGATATCGCCGGGCGAGGAGCCGGGCTCcaaaagcagcaagaagcgcgGCGAGCACACCGTCAAGTACATTCTTAACTGTCTGTTCACAAAGAACAACACGCATTTCACATATTCCGCGGTTGTTGAGGACCTAAACTACCTCAAGAACAACGCCGACGCTTCCTACAACGACAAGTTTCTGTACTACCTGAAACTGCCCCAGAAGGTCAAGTTCCGCGTCTCCACCGGGAACCTGGGGTTTCGCAAGGCTGCGCGTGGCGAGTACGAGGCTGCGTTCCAGACCAGCGCCCGTCTCTTCCAGATGATCCAccagaaaaagctgctggACCGCAACATCGAGATTGTGCTCAAGGACTTTGGTAAGGGCCGCGAGGCGTTCACAGCCGCGCTCAACGGTAAAGAGGGTACGGCCGTGCGCCGCAACGTGGTGCGCGTCAGCGACGCCACGCCGATCAAGTTTGGTGGCGTGCGCGCCCCAAGACAGAGGAGGTTGTGA
- the KRI1 gene encoding Kri1p (similar to uniprot|P42846 Saccharomyces cerevisiae YNL308C KRI1 Essential nucleolar protein required for 40S ribosome biogenesis physically and functionally interacts with Krr1p): protein MPRKKSAAKRARESIQKEATKENTSVSEPKSRGPSKDNQNSDTSPKDLSEAEDESSSSEEEDDYGELVTEEVESGINQVLEAIKNNDKKLFDPSVRFFEDPKSAAAKLAKARKEKPVYLKDYHRMNILSGDALKDEDDEEMQTVDGKQSFVAQQKEEKDQLLEEIQDQFAEKEGSGDDSEDEGDFLVKKAPSKAQKVSDTSLPNPEVDDEKFLEAFVSKHAWIPKEGDREVNLDGPGMEEDDEEFDNAAEQFENAYNFRYEDPNAAEIVSYARNQATLRRSTSNSRRRKRDEEKREKTAEKMEKEMAVQKKKKEKVNKLTDVLEQVRKEYGAEIDEATVQKLTSTLLNGDFKDDQWDAVVSELFNEEYYNQEGKPTWDEDDEIMGDLYREGNKEEDADEDNNEEGETEEGPARKKSRRELKEEKRSKKKDKKKVSEMVETALEGNKLALVDEVEEERKSRARTKEEEDVKFRYREVSPESFGLTNREIFEADDGALNDFIGLKKFAPYRAKELRAKDRRKVTKSRRMREWKKKVFGSEEGLKDDASSQTQSQEKKHSKKAKK, encoded by the coding sequence atgccaagaaaaaaGTCAGCCGCTAAGCGTGCCAGAGAGTCTATCCAGAAAGAAGCTACGAAAGAAAATACTTCGGTTTCAGAGCCAAAATCGCGGGGTCCATCGAAAGATAATCAGAACAGTGACACGAGCCCCAAAGATTTGAGCGAGGCAGAGGATGAAAGCTCtagctcagaagaagaggatgaTTACGGTGAGCTAGTGACTGAAGAAGTGGAGAGTGGAATCAACCAGGTCCTTGAggccatcaagaacaacgacaagaagctgtttGACCCATCCGtgcgcttttttgaagacccCAAGTCCGCTGCCGCTAAGCTAGCAAAAGCGCGGAAGGAAAAGCCTGTCTATCTAAAGGACTATCACCGTATGAATATATTATCAGGGGATGCACTgaaagacgaagacgatgaggaAATGCAAACAGTTGACGGCAAGCAATCGTTTGTGGCGCAACAAAAAGAGGAGAAAGACCAACTTTTGGAAGAAATCCAAGACCAGTTTGCGGAGAAAGAGGGCTCAGGCGATGACAGTGAGGATGAGGGGGActttttggtcaaaaaGGCTCCAtcaaaagcccaaaaggtCTCAGACACAAGCCTCCCCAACCCTGAGGTTGACGACGAAAAATTTCTGGAAGCGTTCGTAAGCAAACATGCATGGATTCCGAAAGAAGGTGACCGGGAGGTCAACTTGGATGGTCCAGGGATggaggaagacgatgaagagtTTGACAATGCTGCCGAGCAGTTCGAAAATGCCTACAACTTTCGTTATGAAGATCCTAACGCCGCGGAGATCGTCTCGTATGCACGTAACCAAGCCACATTAAGGAGATCAACTTCAAACTCCCgtagaagaaagagagacGAAGAGAAGCGGGAAAAAACCGCTGAAAAGATGGAGAAAGAAATGGCTgtgcagaaaaagaagaaggagaaagtCAACAAGTTGACTGATGTTTTAGAACAAGTACGGAAAGAATACGGTGCCGAAATTGACGAAGCCACAGTTCAAAAGCTTACTAGCACTTTACTAAACGGTGATTTTAAAGACGACCAGTGGGATGCCGTTGTCAGCGAGCTGTTCAACGAAGAATACTACAATCAAGAAGGGAAACCTACATGggatgaagatgacgaaaTCATGGGCGACCTCTACCGTGAAGGAAACAAGGAGGAAGACGCGGATGAAGACAATAATGAGGAAGGCGAAACTGAAGAAGGGCCCGCAAGGAAAAAGTCAAGGAGAgagttgaaagaagagaagcgctcaaagaagaaggatAAGAAAAAGGTCTCCGAGATGGTCGAAACTGCTCTAGAAGGCAATAAGCTTGcgcttgttgatgaagtggaagaagagagaaaGTCCCGTGCAAGGActaaagaggaagaagacgtGAAGTTTCGCTACAGAGAAGTGTCTCCTGAATCTTTTGGCTTGACGAACAGAGAGATCTTTGAGGCCGATGATGGAGCCCTTAACGATTTTATaggcttgaagaagtttgcGCCTTACAGAGCTAAGGAATTGAGAGCGAAAGATCGTCGTAAGGTGACAAAAAGCAGGCGTATGAGAGAATGgaaaaagaaggttttTGGCTCAGAAGAGGGCCTGAAGGACGATGCTTCTTCACAGACTCAGAGCCAGGAAAAGAAGCATTCGAAGAAGGCTAAAAAGTAG
- the TRM13 gene encoding tRNA:m4X modification enzyme (weakly similar to uniprot|Q12383 Saccharomyces cerevisiae YOL125W Hypothetical ORF) produces the protein MGGLPWPPERNRPEMTDREAGEAKEARDASAAAERRARPVKRACPAGTAAVPAAAQRLQCEFYLEKKQRRCGMSRRPGVAYCSEHLNQLQGAAQPPSAKGRRVPCPLDPRHTVWEKDVARHTRKCNTTKQAARPRAAEEPWFRADYNADPERGAAEVGAAGAADPADLAAAEPAAADPGNANANAAADPDDQAAVLAAIPVLRRYAAAGLAAALPLVAKHNAAVESRRFPQLQGSRKHACQQSSLIQHMLDAGLFPRDARDPLTFLEFGCGRAELSRYVNQSVFAHQTALDPARAPEPPRFVLVDRASNRMKFDKKFRDDLDELYAADRPAQQPAYAHVLRKKIDIKDLVVDRLLEARAAGADADAAADVAADVDAAAAGADAGDCVAISKHLCGVATDLTLRCCVNSDALHRRARRLRGMVIAMCCRHVCDAKQYVNRAYVEPLAQESGLAYAAFFRALKKIATWAVCGRRAGVADAEVGGHFTELSVAERERLGECARRVIDEGRARFLRERGYRVSLVRYVEPAVSLENVAMVVVRESAGAGEAA, from the coding sequence ATGGGCGGGCTCCCATGGCCGCCAGAGCGCAACCGCCCAGAGATGACCGATAGAGAGGCTGGAGAGGCCAAAGAGGCCAGAGACGCTAGCGCAGCCGCGGAGCGCAGAGCGCGCCCGGTCAAGCGGGCTTGCCCCGCCGGCACGGCAGCCGTACCGGCTGCCGCGCAGCGGTTGCAGTGCGAGTTCTACCTGGAGAAGAAACAGCGACGCTGCGGCATGTCGCGGCGGCCGGGCGTGGCGTACTGCTCGGAGCACCTGAACCAGCTGCAGGGCGCGGCGCAGCCGCCGAGCGCCAAGGGCCGCCGTGTGCCGTGCCCGCTGGACCCGCGCCACACGGTGTGGGAGAAGGACGTAGCGCGGCACACGCGCAAGTGCAACACGACGAAGCAGGcggcgcggccgcgcgCGGCCGAGGAGCCCTGGTTCCGCGCGGACTACAACGCGGACCCTGAGCGCGGGGCCGCCGAGGTCGGAGCCGCCGGAGCCGCCGATCCCGCGGATCTCGCAGCCGCGGAGCCCGCAGCCGCGGACCCTGGAAACGCAAACGCAAACGCAGCCGCGGACCCCGACGACCAAGCCGCCGTGCTTGCGGCTATCCCCGTGCTCCGCCGCTACGCCGCCGCGGGCCTCGCCGCCGCGCTGCCACTCGTGGCCAAGCACAACGCCGCCGTCGAGTCGCGCCGCTTCCCGCAGCTTCAGGGCTCCCGCAAGCACGCGTGCCAGCAGTCGTCGCTGATCCAGCACATGCTGGACGCGGGCCTGTTTCCACGCGACGCGCGCGACCCGCTCACGTTCCTGGAGTTCGGCTGCGGCCGCGCCGAGCTCTCGCGCTACGTCAACCAGAGCGTGTTCGCACACCAAACGGCGCTGGAccccgcgcgcgcgcccgaGCCGCCTCGCTTCGTGCTGGTGGACCGCGCGTCCAACCGCATGAAGttcgacaagaagttccGCGACGACCTGGACGAGCTCTACGCCGCAGACCGGCCCGCGCAGCAGCCTGCGTACGCGCACGTGCTGCGCAAGAAGATCGACATCAAGGACCTGGTCGTGGACCGGCTGCTGGAGGCGCGCGCGGCCGGCGCCGACGCGGACGCTGCCGCCGATGTAGCCGCCGATGTTGacgctgccgccgccggcgccgacGCCGGCGACTGCGTCGCCATCTCCAAGCACCTGTGCGGCGTCGCCACGGACCTCACGCTGCGCTGCTGTGTGAACAGCGACGCGCTGCAccgccgcgcgcggcggcTCCGCGGCATGGTGATCGCGATGTGCTGCCGGCACGTGTGCGACGCGAAGCAGTACGTGAACCGGGCGTACGTGGAGCCGCTGGCGCAAGAGTCTGGGCTCGCGTACGCGGCGTTCTTCCGggcgctgaagaagatcgcGACGTGGGCCGTGTGCGGGCGGCGGGCCGGCGTGGCGGACGCGGAGGTAGGCGGCCACTTCACGGAGCTAAGCGTCGCGGAGCGCGAGCGGCTGGGCGAGTGCGCGCGGCGCGTGATCGACGAGGGCCGGGCGCGGTTTCTACGGGAGCGCGGGTACCGGGTGTCGCTGGTGAGGTACGTGGAGCCGGCGGTGTCGCTGGAGAACGTGGCGATGGTGGTGGTGCGGGagagcgcgggcgcgggcgaGGCCGCGTAG
- the MCK1 gene encoding serine/threonine/tyrosine protein kinase MCK1 (highly similar to uniprot|P21965 Saccharomyces cerevisiae YNL307C MCK1 Protein serine/threonine/tyrosine (dual-specificity) kinase involved in control of chromosome segregation and in regulating entry into meiosis related to mammalian glycogen synthase kinases of the GSK-3 family): MSQRYDQFIANDVTSNQSNSTRPMLIKEYKKIGHGAFGTVVQAFLTPDNNKWYGPFAIKKVPAQTEYKSRELEILRIADHPNVVKLEYFFTHTSPQDNKVYQHLAMECLPETLQLEIHRYASNKLELPLKHTKLYTYQIARGMLYLHALGICHRDIKPSNVLVDPNTGVLKICDFGSAKKLEQNQPSISYICSRFYRAPELIVGCTQYTTQIDIWGLGCVMGEMLIGKAVFQGQEPLLQLREISKLLGPPDKKFLFFSNPSYDGPLFSKPLFTGSVTERFEKHFGQAGPEGIDLLMKILTYEPERRLSPRRILAHPFFEDLKKERYFFPRGHTQPKYLPELFDFSPFELQVIGELSAQIMPTE; the protein is encoded by the coding sequence ATGTCTCAAAGATACGATCAGTTCATTGCCAATGACGTGACATCCAACCAGTCCAACTCCACAAGGCCCATGCTCATCAAAGAGTACAAAAAGATCGGACATGGAGCATTCGGGACCGTGGTACAGGCTTTCCTCACGCCTGACAACAACAAGTGGTACGGGCCTTttgccatcaagaaggtaCCTGCGCAGACAGAGTACAAGTCGCGGGAGCTGGAGATCCTGCGAATTGCTGACCACCCCAACGTGGTCAAGCTCGAGTACTTTTTTACACACACCTCGCCACAGGATAACAAAGTCTACCAGCATTTAGCTATGGAGTGCCTGCCGGAAACGCTACAACTGGAAATTCATCGCTACGCCTCTAACAAGCTGGAGCTCCCCCTGAAACATACTAAGCTATACACTTACCAAATTGCGCGCGGTATGCTGTATCTGCACGCACTGGGTATCTGCCACCGTGACATTAAGCCTTCTAATGTGTTGGTTGATCCTAACACCGGAGTTCTGAAAATCTGTGACTTTGGATctgccaaaaagcttgagcaaAACCAGCCTTCGATCAGCTACATATGCTCCCGTTTCTACCGCGCACCCGAACTCATTGTCGGATGCACTCAGTATACTACCCAGATAGATATTTGGGGTTTGGGCTGCGTGATGGGCGAGATGCTGATAGGAAAGGCTGTGTTCCAGGGACAAGAACCTCTTCTGCAATTACGCGAGATTTCCAAACTGCTTGGGCCCCCCGACAAAAAGTTTCTATTCTTCTCTAACCCATCATATGATGGTCCACTCTTCTCTAAGCCTTTGTTTACGGGCTCTGTTACAGAGAGATTCGAGAAGCACTTTGGCCAGGCGGGTCCCGAGGGAATCGaccttttgatgaagataCTCACGTATGAGCCCGAGCGCAGGCTGTCGCCTAGGCGTATCCTAGCACAtcctttctttgaagatctcaaaaaggaaCGCTATTTCTTCCCTCGCGGCCACACCCAACCTAAGTACCTGCCGGAGCTCTTTGACTTCTCACCATTCGAGTTGCAAGTCATTGGCGAACTCTCGGCCCAAATTATGCCCACAGAATGA